The Streptomyces phaeolivaceus genome has a window encoding:
- the mmuM gene encoding homocysteine S-methyltransferase, whose protein sequence is MTSNAPGGFPHIPGPPVGPFAAALAAEVLVLDGGMSNQLQTAGHDLSDELWSARLLVERPEAITEAHLAYYEAGASVAITASYQATFEGFGKRGIRRERAAELMSLSVELAVDAAVEAKAKGSTRPLLVAASVGPYGAMLADGSEYRGRYGLSVAELERFHRPRLEVLAATHPDVLAMETIPDTDEAEALLRAVRGLDVPAWLTYTVAGDRTRAGQPLEEAFALAADAEEVVAVGVNCCSPDDVDGAIETAVRVTGKPVVVYPNSGEVWDASARRWTGRSTFTAAQVEGWRAAGARLIGGCCRVGPEAISDIARTLG, encoded by the coding sequence ATGACCAGCAACGCACCCGGCGGCTTCCCGCACATCCCCGGTCCTCCCGTCGGCCCCTTCGCGGCGGCTCTCGCCGCCGAGGTCCTCGTCCTCGACGGCGGTATGTCCAACCAGTTGCAGACGGCCGGGCACGATCTGAGCGACGAACTCTGGTCGGCGCGGCTGCTCGTGGAGCGACCGGAGGCGATCACCGAGGCCCATCTCGCGTACTACGAGGCGGGCGCGAGCGTGGCGATCACCGCCAGCTACCAGGCCACCTTCGAGGGCTTCGGCAAGCGCGGGATCCGGCGCGAGCGGGCGGCCGAACTCATGTCCCTGAGCGTCGAGTTGGCCGTGGACGCGGCGGTCGAGGCCAAGGCGAAGGGCAGCACGCGCCCGCTGCTGGTGGCCGCCTCGGTCGGCCCGTACGGGGCGATGCTCGCGGACGGCTCCGAGTACCGGGGCCGGTACGGGCTGAGCGTGGCCGAGCTGGAACGGTTCCACCGGCCCCGGCTGGAGGTGCTGGCCGCCACCCACCCCGATGTCCTGGCCATGGAGACGATCCCGGACACCGACGAGGCCGAGGCGTTGCTGCGGGCGGTCCGCGGACTGGATGTGCCCGCCTGGCTGACGTACACCGTGGCCGGCGACCGCACCCGCGCCGGGCAGCCGCTGGAGGAGGCCTTCGCGCTCGCCGCCGACGCCGAGGAGGTCGTCGCCGTGGGCGTGAACTGCTGCTCGCCCGACGATGTGGACGGCGCGATCGAGACGGCCGTCCGGGTCACCGGCAAGCCGGTCGTCGTCTATCCGAACAGCGGCGAGGTCTGGGACGCGTCCGCGCGGCGCTGGACCGGGCGGTCGACGTTCACCGCCGCGCAGGTGGAGGGGTGGCGGGCGGCCGGGGCCCGGCTGATCGGCGGCTGCTGCCGGGTCGGTCCGGAGGCGATCTCGGACATCGCGAGGACACTCGGCTGA
- a CDS encoding amino acid permease produces MTTTSTPETTEPEPATGASTAAPGRKFGLAAATALVMGNIIGGGIFTLPAAVAPYGTVSLLAFAVLSVAAVLLALLFGKLARRSPVTGGLYVYPRDAFGPFAGFLSAWSYWTMCWVSIAALAVGVVGYVDVLIPLGDSKVVLALVALAALWLPAAANFAGTRYVGAVQIVSTVLKFVPLLLVATIGLFFIDLDNYGPFNASGESTPGALAAAAALLLYSFLGVESAAVSAGEVKDPERNVGRASVLGTLASALVYILGTVAVFGLVPHKELVDSGAPFADAVNSIAGGSWGGTVIALVAVASIVGCLNGWVLLSAQMPYAAARDGLFPKPFARVGKGGVPGFGVLATAVLGTLLIAVNYADDPDTAFRVLVLITTFTGCVPYLLSAAAQLYWLARGTRERVRPAGLVRDLIVAALSFAFSFWLIAGAGYAAVYQGALFLFAGIPVYVWLRGRQEGQEGAEGEAGDVAA; encoded by the coding sequence ATGACCACCACCAGCACCCCCGAGACCACCGAGCCGGAACCGGCCACCGGCGCGAGCACCGCCGCCCCGGGCCGCAAGTTCGGTCTCGCCGCGGCGACCGCCCTCGTCATGGGCAACATCATCGGCGGCGGCATCTTCACGCTCCCGGCCGCCGTCGCCCCGTACGGCACGGTCAGTCTGCTGGCCTTCGCCGTCCTCTCCGTGGCCGCCGTCCTGCTGGCGCTGCTCTTCGGGAAGCTGGCCCGGCGCAGCCCGGTCACCGGCGGCCTCTACGTCTACCCGCGCGACGCCTTCGGCCCCTTCGCGGGCTTCCTGTCGGCCTGGTCGTACTGGACGATGTGCTGGGTCAGCATCGCCGCGCTCGCCGTCGGTGTCGTCGGCTATGTCGACGTGCTGATACCCCTCGGCGACAGCAAGGTCGTCCTCGCGCTGGTCGCCCTGGCCGCGCTGTGGCTGCCGGCCGCCGCGAACTTCGCGGGCACCCGCTATGTGGGCGCCGTGCAGATCGTCTCCACGGTCCTGAAGTTCGTGCCGCTGCTGCTGGTCGCCACCATCGGGCTGTTCTTCATCGACCTCGACAACTACGGCCCGTTCAACGCCTCCGGCGAGAGCACCCCCGGCGCGCTCGCCGCCGCGGCCGCGCTCCTTCTCTACAGCTTCCTCGGCGTGGAGTCGGCCGCCGTCAGCGCCGGAGAGGTCAAGGACCCCGAGCGCAACGTGGGCCGCGCCAGCGTCCTCGGCACCCTCGCCTCCGCGCTCGTCTACATCCTCGGCACGGTCGCGGTGTTCGGCCTGGTCCCGCACAAGGAACTCGTCGACTCGGGGGCGCCCTTCGCGGACGCCGTGAACTCGATCGCCGGGGGCAGCTGGGGCGGCACGGTGATCGCGCTGGTCGCCGTCGCGTCGATCGTCGGCTGCCTCAACGGCTGGGTCCTGCTCAGCGCCCAGATGCCGTACGCCGCCGCCCGCGACGGTCTCTTCCCGAAGCCGTTCGCCCGGGTCGGCAAGGGCGGTGTCCCCGGCTTCGGCGTCCTCGCCACCGCCGTCCTCGGCACGCTCCTCATCGCAGTGAACTACGCGGACGACCCGGACACCGCCTTCCGCGTCCTGGTCCTCATCACCACGTTCACCGGCTGCGTCCCCTACCTGCTCTCCGCCGCCGCCCAGCTCTACTGGCTGGCCCGGGGCACCCGCGAGCGCGTCCGCCCGGCGGGCCTGGTCCGCGACCTGATCGTCGCCGCCCTCTCCTTCGCCTTCTCCTTCTGGCTGATCGCCGGCGCGGGCTACGCCGCCGTCTACCAGGGCGCCCTGTTCCTCTTCGCGGGCATCCCGGTGTACGTGTGGCTGCGGGGGCGGCAGGAGGGGCAGGAGGGGGCCGAGGGCGAGGCGGGCGACGTCGCCGCCTAG
- a CDS encoding peptidase inhibitor family I36 protein: MFSYEQKQDRKSGRTPRRGRRAFAAAALTVATAGLGLVAPNAASAAPQAFSCGSGNLCAYTGGSGNGSRCSWSNADADWWSGTVQCSWSDTQNVGSAKNSGTSSAYDYVILYTGANFNGTGYCIPQNGGEWPNLNVRIRSHRWEASC, encoded by the coding sequence ATGTTCTCGTACGAGCAGAAGCAGGACCGGAAGTCCGGCCGCACCCCCCGCCGGGGCCGCAGGGCCTTCGCCGCCGCGGCGCTCACCGTCGCCACGGCCGGCCTGGGTCTCGTCGCACCGAACGCCGCGAGTGCGGCGCCGCAGGCGTTCTCGTGCGGCAGCGGCAACCTGTGTGCCTACACCGGCGGCAGCGGCAACGGCAGCCGCTGTTCGTGGTCCAACGCCGACGCGGACTGGTGGAGCGGTACCGTCCAGTGTTCATGGTCCGACACCCAGAACGTCGGGTCGGCCAAGAACAGCGGCACATCGTCCGCGTACGACTACGTCATCCTCTACACCGGCGCCAACTTCAACGGCACCGGCTACTGCATCCCGCAGAACGGCGGCGAGTGGCCGAACCTCAACGTCAGGATCCGGTCCCACCGCTGGGAGGCCAGTTGCTGA
- a CDS encoding ArsR/SmtB family transcription factor has product MLRFHFTAEDLTKVRVATEPHALWEIAVSLHRFQTREGRWAYAPWFRTARVALREAGLEQAVRTFLLPLFPRAGYFPDFLTPPEGVQGLDAGLDAVLAVPRERVVREVDMLGRTVGAPAWTRRLTEPDLREQLVSALRAYHRAAIAPHEEHIQERLHAERARHAHTLFQSGTEGLLGGLGPTIRWRSPVLEIDPYPDHRDVHLGGQGLLLIPSHFCWHAPIALADPGLPPVLLYPLHHQPAATRQAGSPPLNALLGPTRAAVLRACVTGSTTTEAARRAGVTPTTASHHTAVLRDAGLITSHRHANTVLHTLTPLGAALLNGKAGRDAVEGDG; this is encoded by the coding sequence ATGCTCCGCTTTCATTTCACGGCCGAGGACCTCACGAAGGTGCGCGTGGCGACCGAGCCGCACGCGCTCTGGGAGATCGCGGTCAGTCTGCACCGGTTCCAGACCCGCGAGGGCCGCTGGGCCTACGCCCCCTGGTTCCGCACCGCGCGGGTCGCGCTGCGTGAGGCCGGGCTCGAACAGGCCGTGAGGACCTTCCTGTTGCCGCTCTTTCCTCGCGCCGGTTACTTCCCCGACTTCCTGACCCCGCCGGAGGGCGTCCAAGGGCTGGACGCCGGGCTGGACGCCGTCCTGGCGGTACCGCGCGAGCGGGTCGTGCGCGAGGTCGACATGCTCGGTCGGACCGTCGGCGCCCCCGCCTGGACCCGTCGGCTGACCGAGCCGGACCTGCGCGAACAGCTCGTGAGCGCCCTGCGCGCCTACCACCGGGCCGCGATCGCCCCGCACGAGGAGCACATCCAGGAACGTCTGCACGCCGAACGGGCCCGCCACGCGCACACCCTGTTCCAGAGTGGGACCGAGGGTCTGCTCGGCGGTCTGGGCCCCACGATCCGCTGGCGGTCACCCGTCCTGGAGATCGATCCGTATCCGGACCACCGCGACGTCCACCTCGGCGGACAGGGGCTGCTCCTGATCCCCTCCCACTTCTGCTGGCACGCGCCCATCGCCCTGGCCGACCCCGGACTCCCGCCCGTGCTGCTCTACCCCCTCCACCACCAGCCTGCGGCGACCCGGCAGGCCGGCTCCCCGCCCCTGAACGCGCTGCTCGGCCCCACCCGCGCCGCCGTCCTGCGGGCCTGCGTGACAGGCTCCACCACCACCGAGGCCGCCCGCCGGGCCGGAGTCACCCCCACGACCGCCAGCCATCACACCGCCGTACTGCGTGATGCCGGTCTGATCACCAGCCACCGCCACGCCAACACGGTCCTGCACACCCTGACCCCGCTCGGCGCCGCCCTGCTGAACGGGAAGGCCGGGCGGGACGCGGTTGAGGGGGACGGTTGA
- a CDS encoding autotransporter: MLGAPTATAAGPRDATADVLAGRNVTLTGDTVVTVPSGTTTYDGVFSGTGTLTVRGTGTLVLTRDSDFTLPKARQRQSVKTLGGNHPYVTVTHPDPPAVTVERGATLQYGNSGSTGVIGHYPYGTPAFRLNQNNIRVDGTLRLALKNTQYNLGTISGSGLVSQPRFLWATWDLSGTHPFSGVIDNGTQVNAGRPEFATALPNARKVLNQGTWTVDTPLGQTVTQGMDFYQREYGSDINVQSRPGSKVILTGQYSWSDRGGDTNPSLSDPALNWTPARKNVNKRGTNIKGANVQWGDGTTSRIFMPGTAETVYINLLAARSRSLLTFDYNGPVTLGAPIGGGRFHDTLSAPGAGDIVIAGTKGNDVTFAAVQYYNGSTTVEKGAVLRLGSGKSGGDGGLYTKGDLYKVVNNGALIVRNTSKPVTLSRVGGSGSLTQSGAATTTLTGSAITYTGATTVAKGTLALRSGATLARSKTLRLTTAGATLDVGTAGLKVTRSLSGKGTVKGSVTNEGVVVAGPTVTGGYTQTAKGQLVLREKPLKVSGAVRLAGGLDFAALAAVGGPGERVTVIDHRGKGTNTGTFTGLREGAKVKLADSTYRISYKGGDGNDVVLTTAKASPAPATEAAAGTASGAGSDAQDTLTNTSASADSGLGWWPYALALGGLSGLLVPVTRHRRNNRRGGGGRHAATG, from the coding sequence ATGCTCGGCGCCCCGACCGCGACCGCCGCCGGACCCCGCGACGCGACAGCCGACGTCCTGGCCGGGCGGAACGTCACACTCACCGGGGACACGGTGGTGACCGTGCCGTCCGGGACGACCACGTACGACGGCGTGTTCAGCGGCACCGGCACACTCACCGTCCGCGGTACAGGCACGCTGGTCCTCACCAGGGACAGCGACTTCACCCTCCCGAAGGCCCGGCAGCGGCAGAGCGTGAAGACGCTCGGCGGCAACCACCCGTACGTCACCGTCACCCACCCGGACCCGCCCGCCGTGACCGTCGAGCGGGGCGCGACCCTCCAGTACGGGAACAGCGGCTCGACCGGGGTGATCGGCCACTACCCGTACGGCACCCCGGCGTTCCGGCTCAACCAGAACAACATCCGGGTCGACGGCACCCTGCGGCTGGCCCTGAAGAACACGCAGTACAACCTGGGGACCATCAGCGGTTCCGGTCTGGTCAGCCAGCCGAGGTTCCTGTGGGCCACCTGGGACCTCTCGGGCACCCACCCCTTCAGCGGGGTCATCGACAACGGCACCCAAGTCAACGCCGGGCGCCCGGAGTTCGCGACCGCGCTGCCCAACGCGCGCAAGGTCCTCAACCAGGGCACCTGGACCGTCGACACCCCACTGGGCCAGACCGTCACCCAGGGCATGGACTTCTACCAGCGCGAGTACGGCAGCGACATCAACGTCCAGTCGCGGCCCGGCAGCAAGGTGATCCTCACCGGCCAGTACAGCTGGTCGGACCGGGGCGGCGACACGAACCCCTCGCTCAGCGACCCCGCCCTGAACTGGACGCCCGCCCGCAAGAACGTCAACAAGCGCGGCACCAACATCAAGGGCGCGAACGTCCAGTGGGGCGACGGCACCACCAGCAGGATCTTCATGCCGGGCACGGCCGAGACGGTGTACATCAACCTCCTCGCCGCCCGCTCCCGTTCCCTGCTCACCTTCGACTACAACGGGCCGGTGACCCTGGGCGCCCCCATCGGCGGTGGCCGCTTCCACGACACGCTCTCCGCGCCCGGCGCCGGGGACATCGTCATCGCGGGGACCAAGGGCAACGACGTCACCTTCGCCGCCGTCCAGTACTACAACGGCTCGACCACGGTCGAGAAGGGCGCGGTGCTGCGGCTGGGCAGCGGCAAGTCCGGTGGGGACGGCGGGCTTTACACCAAGGGCGACCTGTACAAGGTGGTCAACAACGGTGCGCTGATCGTCCGGAACACCTCGAAGCCGGTGACGCTGTCGCGGGTCGGCGGCAGCGGCTCGCTCACCCAGTCGGGCGCCGCCACCACGACCCTGACGGGCTCCGCGATCACCTACACCGGGGCGACCACCGTCGCCAAGGGCACGCTGGCACTCCGCTCCGGAGCGACTCTCGCCCGCAGCAAGACCCTTCGGCTCACCACCGCCGGGGCGACACTCGACGTGGGCACGGCCGGGCTGAAGGTGACCAGGTCGCTGTCCGGCAAGGGCACGGTGAAGGGCTCGGTGACCAACGAGGGCGTGGTCGTGGCCGGTCCGACCGTGACCGGCGGCTACACCCAGACCGCGAAGGGCCAACTGGTGCTGCGGGAGAAGCCGTTGAAGGTGAGCGGGGCGGTGCGCCTGGCCGGTGGGCTGGACTTCGCGGCCCTGGCCGCCGTCGGCGGGCCCGGTGAGCGCGTCACCGTGATCGACCACCGCGGCAAGGGCACCAACACCGGGACGTTCACCGGACTGCGCGAGGGCGCGAAGGTGAAGCTCGCCGACAGCACCTACCGGATCAGCTACAAGGGCGGCGACGGCAACGACGTCGTCCTGACCACGGCGAAGGCGAGCCCCGCACCGGCCACCGAGGCCGCCGCGGGCACCGCCTCCGGCGCCGGCTCCGACGCCCAGGACACCCTGACGAACACGAGCGCCTCCGCCGACAGCGGCCTCGGCTGGTGGCCGTACGCCCTCGCCCTCGGCGGCCTGTCCGGGCTGCTGGTACCGGTGACCAGGCACCGCAGGAACAACCGGCGGGGCGGCGGCGGCAGACACGCGGCCACGGGCTGA
- a CDS encoding glycoside hydrolase family 43 protein encodes MSREREIPEIPEPPDRRLLLKGALAAGALTAMPAGVARAATTHTSGSRPAYVNPLVRNRADPHINRHTDGFYYFTATSPEYDRIILRRSRTLRGLSTAAESVIWRKHATGVMGAHIWAPEIHRIDGKWYIYFASAPAEDVWAIRIWVLENSHRDPFKGTWVERGQLKTAWETFSLDATTFTHRGSRYLAWAQHEPGMNNNTAVWLSRMADPLTLTGPQVRLTTPELDWEVIGYKVNEGPSVIKRNGRLFMTYSASATDFNYCMGLLTVDADADLMDPANWSKSPTPVFTSNDTTRQYGPGHNSFTVAEDGRTDVLVYHARQYKDIVGDPLNDPNRHTRIQRLGWKPDGTPDFGVPVADTPTSNTANTANTQ; translated from the coding sequence GTGAGCCGCGAGCGCGAAATCCCCGAAATCCCCGAACCCCCCGACCGCCGACTGCTCCTGAAGGGCGCCCTGGCCGCCGGCGCCCTCACCGCGATGCCCGCAGGCGTCGCCCGAGCGGCCACGACACACACGTCCGGCTCCCGCCCGGCGTACGTCAACCCGCTGGTCCGCAACCGCGCCGACCCGCACATCAACCGGCACACCGACGGCTTCTACTACTTCACGGCGACCTCGCCCGAGTACGACCGGATCATCCTGCGCAGATCCCGCACCCTGCGCGGACTGTCGACGGCCGCCGAGTCCGTGATCTGGCGCAAGCACGCCACGGGCGTGATGGGCGCGCACATCTGGGCGCCGGAGATCCACCGCATCGACGGCAAGTGGTACATCTACTTCGCCTCCGCGCCCGCCGAGGACGTCTGGGCGATCCGCATCTGGGTCCTGGAGAACTCCCACCGCGACCCCTTCAAGGGCACCTGGGTCGAGCGCGGCCAGTTGAAGACGGCCTGGGAGACCTTCTCCCTGGACGCCACCACCTTCACCCACCGCGGCTCCCGCTATCTCGCGTGGGCGCAGCACGAGCCCGGGATGAACAACAACACGGCGGTCTGGCTGTCGAGGATGGCCGACCCGCTCACCCTGACAGGACCGCAAGTACGGCTGACCACACCGGAGTTGGACTGGGAGGTCATCGGCTACAAGGTCAACGAGGGCCCGTCGGTCATCAAGCGCAACGGCCGGCTGTTCATGACGTACTCCGCGAGCGCCACCGACTTCAACTACTGCATGGGCCTGCTGACCGTCGACGCGGACGCCGACCTCATGGACCCCGCCAACTGGTCCAAGTCCCCGACCCCGGTCTTCACCAGCAACGACACCACCCGGCAGTACGGGCCGGGCCACAACAGCTTCACCGTCGCCGAGGACGGCCGCACCGACGTCCTCGTCTACCACGCCCGCCAGTACAAGGACATCGTCGGCGACCCGCTGAACGACCCCAACCGCCACACCCGTATCCAGCGCCTCGGCTGGAAGCCCGACGGCACCCCCGACTTCGGAGTCCCCGTAGCCGACACGCCCACATCGAACACCGCGAACACCGCGAACACCCAGTAA
- a CDS encoding RICIN domain-containing protein: MRRAYAMLLALCLALAGALVTAGPAQAAPQTVPNGTQFTDSSGNALHAHGGGVLKVGSYYYWFGENRNADNTFRYVSAYRSTDLKTWEFRNHVLTEATDPELETANIERPKVMYNAATGKFVMWMHKENGVDYSEARAAVAVSDTVDGNYTWQGSFRPLGTHMSRDITVFVDTDGTGYMISAARENYDLQIYRLTADYTGIAALVADPWHGGHREAPALFKRNGVYFMLTSGATGWSPNQQQYATATSVAGPWTAMANVGDSTTFGSQTAYVLPVQGTSTTSYLYLGDRWGNSFSGTVNDSRYVWLPLTFPTSTTMSLSWSPEITVDTATGTLTGTSATYNTLIARHSSKCADVTSQSQWAGAQIKQYTCNSGNNQKYWFKSVGSGYYQLTTRHSSLCVQENASTTTQENCNSASTAQQWSVVTSGSYVNIVSRATGECLDVNGASTADAAAVITYTCNGGTNQQWTRGT, encoded by the coding sequence ATGAGACGTGCGTACGCGATGCTCCTCGCGCTATGTCTGGCGCTGGCCGGCGCCCTCGTCACCGCCGGCCCCGCCCAGGCGGCACCGCAGACCGTCCCCAACGGCACCCAGTTCACGGACAGCAGTGGCAACGCCCTCCACGCCCACGGCGGTGGCGTCCTCAAGGTCGGCTCGTACTACTACTGGTTCGGCGAGAACCGCAACGCCGACAACACCTTCCGCTATGTCTCCGCCTACCGTTCCACGGACCTCAAGACCTGGGAGTTCCGCAATCACGTTCTGACCGAGGCCACCGACCCGGAGCTGGAGACCGCCAACATCGAGCGGCCGAAGGTCATGTACAACGCGGCCACCGGCAAGTTCGTGATGTGGATGCACAAGGAGAACGGCGTCGACTACAGCGAGGCCCGCGCGGCCGTCGCCGTCTCCGACACCGTCGACGGGAACTACACCTGGCAGGGCAGCTTCCGTCCGCTGGGTACGCACATGTCCCGGGACATCACCGTCTTCGTGGACACCGACGGCACCGGCTACATGATCTCGGCGGCCCGCGAGAACTACGACCTCCAGATCTACCGGCTCACCGCCGACTACACCGGTATCGCCGCCCTCGTCGCCGACCCCTGGCACGGCGGCCACCGCGAGGCCCCGGCCCTGTTCAAGCGCAACGGCGTCTACTTCATGCTCACCTCGGGCGCCACCGGCTGGAGCCCCAACCAGCAGCAGTACGCCACCGCCACCAGCGTCGCGGGCCCCTGGACGGCCATGGCCAACGTCGGTGACTCCACCACCTTCGGCTCGCAGACCGCGTACGTGCTGCCCGTGCAGGGCACCTCCACCACCTCGTACCTCTACCTGGGCGACCGCTGGGGCAACTCCTTCAGCGGCACGGTCAACGACTCCCGGTACGTCTGGCTGCCGCTGACCTTCCCGACCTCCACCACGATGTCCCTGTCCTGGTCCCCGGAGATCACCGTCGACACGGCCACCGGCACGCTCACCGGCACCAGCGCCACCTACAACACCCTGATCGCCCGGCACTCGTCCAAGTGCGCCGATGTCACGAGTCAGTCGCAGTGGGCGGGCGCCCAGATCAAGCAGTACACCTGCAACAGCGGCAACAACCAGAAGTACTGGTTCAAGTCCGTCGGCAGCGGCTACTACCAGCTGACCACCCGTCACAGCTCCCTGTGCGTGCAGGAGAACGCCTCCACGACCACCCAGGAGAACTGCAACTCCGCCTCCACCGCCCAGCAGTGGTCGGTGGTGACCTCCGGCTCCTACGTCAACATCGTCTCCCGCGCGACCGGCGAGTGCCTGGACGTGAACGGCGCGTCCACCGCCGACGCGGCCGCCGTCATCACGTACACGTGCAACGGCGGTACGAACCAGCAGTGGACGCGCGGGACATGA
- a CDS encoding rhamnogalacturonan lyase B N-terminal domain-containing protein — MSESTDRPATTPRLGRRGFVVGTAATAAGVTGAALAGPLAGTARAAAFGYTDDGTHYVIDTGANLVFKVRKSNGDLASLVYRGTEYQGYGGMNSHIESGLGSSTVTITQSGSTILVSVTYGTLRHYYAARSGENNVYLWTNKADTSVSATRFILRVKAGLFLNDEPDSYTYAPTTIEASDVFAKSNGQTRSKHYSKLRVIDYNYVGWTTGSVGLYVVRSNHEKASGGPFYRSLLRHQSADGGGLYEILYYGQNQTEEQRFGLQGPYVIAFTDGGAPSSALFPGTLTTSWADSLGLSGYVSASGRGRVAGVGITGRNTAYAYTVGLANSAAQYWGSARASDGNYSVPGVLPGTYTLTVFKGELAVYTTSVTVTAGATTTLNSIAIPSSNDPSNAGAIWRINDWNGTPSGFKNADLMTYAHPSDVRAAAWTGNVVIGSGTETSAFPCYLWKDVNSGLLVYFRLTAAQAAAAHTLRIGVTTAYANGRPQVVVNDAWTSAIPSPPTQPNTRSLTNGSYRGNNHTFTYSVPASAWLTDTSQYNVLRINVVSGSGSTSYLSAGTAIDTIDLLS, encoded by the coding sequence ATGTCCGAATCCACCGACAGACCCGCCACGACACCCCGTCTGGGCCGCCGCGGCTTCGTCGTCGGCACCGCCGCCACGGCTGCCGGAGTCACCGGAGCCGCGCTCGCCGGGCCGCTGGCCGGTACCGCCCGCGCCGCGGCCTTCGGCTACACCGACGACGGCACCCACTACGTCATCGACACCGGCGCGAACCTGGTGTTCAAGGTCAGGAAGAGCAACGGCGACCTGGCCTCGCTCGTCTACCGGGGCACGGAGTACCAGGGCTACGGCGGCATGAACTCGCACATCGAGTCCGGCCTCGGCAGCTCCACGGTCACCATCACGCAGTCCGGCTCGACGATCCTCGTCTCCGTCACCTACGGCACACTGAGGCACTACTACGCGGCCCGCAGCGGCGAGAACAACGTCTACCTGTGGACCAACAAGGCCGACACCTCGGTCTCGGCGACCCGGTTCATCCTGCGCGTGAAGGCGGGCCTGTTCCTCAACGACGAGCCCGATTCCTACACTTACGCCCCCACCACCATCGAGGCCTCGGACGTCTTCGCCAAGTCCAACGGCCAGACCCGCTCGAAGCACTACTCGAAGCTGCGGGTGATCGACTACAACTACGTCGGCTGGACCACGGGCAGCGTCGGTCTGTACGTCGTCCGCAGCAACCACGAGAAGGCCTCCGGCGGCCCGTTCTACCGCTCCCTGCTGCGCCACCAGAGCGCGGACGGCGGCGGCCTCTACGAGATCCTGTACTACGGCCAGAACCAGACCGAGGAGCAGCGGTTCGGCCTCCAGGGCCCGTACGTCATCGCCTTCACGGACGGCGGGGCGCCCTCCTCGGCGCTGTTCCCGGGCACGCTGACCACCTCGTGGGCGGACTCGCTCGGCCTGTCCGGGTACGTCTCGGCGAGCGGCCGGGGCCGGGTCGCGGGCGTCGGCATCACCGGCCGCAACACGGCGTACGCGTACACGGTGGGCCTCGCCAACTCGGCGGCGCAGTACTGGGGTTCGGCGCGGGCCTCGGACGGCAACTACTCCGTCCCCGGGGTGCTGCCGGGGACGTACACGCTCACGGTGTTCAAGGGTGAGCTGGCGGTGTACACCACCTCGGTGACGGTCACGGCGGGCGCGACGACGACGCTGAACTCGATCGCGATCCCGTCCTCGAACGACCCGTCGAACGCGGGCGCGATCTGGCGGATCAACGACTGGAACGGCACGCCCAGCGGTTTCAAGAACGCCGACCTGATGACGTACGCGCATCCGTCGGACGTCCGGGCCGCCGCCTGGACCGGCAATGTGGTGATCGGCAGCGGCACCGAGACCTCGGCGTTCCCCTGCTACCTCTGGAAGGACGTGAACAGCGGTCTCCTCGTCTACTTCCGGCTGACCGCCGCGCAGGCCGCCGCCGCGCACACCCTGCGCATCGGGGTGACGACGGCCTACGCCAACGGCCGGCCGCAGGTCGTCGTCAACGACGCCTGGACCTCGGCGATCCCCTCCCCGCCCACCCAGCCGAACACACGCTCGCTGACGAACGGGTCCTACCGGGGCAACAACCACACGTTCACCTACAGCGTCCCGGCGTCCGCCTGGCTGACGGACACGAGTCAGTACAACGTGCTGCGGATCAACGTGGTGAGCGGGTCGGGGTCGACCTCCTATCTCAGCGCGGGCACGGCGATCGACACGATCGACCTGCTGAGCTGA